The following are from one region of the Oncorhynchus masou masou isolate Uvic2021 chromosome 24, UVic_Omas_1.1, whole genome shotgun sequence genome:
- the LOC135511818 gene encoding mitotic checkpoint protein BUB3 yields the protein MTGSNEYKLNQGPEDSISAVKFSPSTGQFLLVSSWDCTVRLYDVAGNSMRIKYSHLAPVLDCAFYDPTHAWSGGLDTQLKTHDLNTDQDTIVGTHDAPIRCVEYCPEVNVMVTGSWDRSVRLWDPRTPCNAGTFTQPEKVYTLSVAGDRLIVGTAGRRVLVWDLRNMGYVQQRRESSLKYQTRAIRAFPNKQGYVLSSIEGRVAVEYLDPSQEMQKKKYAFKCHRLKENGIEQVYPVNAISFHGVHNTFATGGSDGFVNIWDPFNKKRLCQFHRYPTSIASLAFSNDGSTLAIASSYMQEQGDISHPEDTIFIRQVTDAETKPK from the exons ATGACTGGCTCGAACGAGTACAAACTGAACCAGGGACCAGAGGACAGTATCTCTGCTGTGAAGTTCAGTCCCAGTACGGGCCAGTTCCTTCTCGTGTCCTCTTGGGACTGTACTGTCCGGCTCTACGATGTGGCAGGAAACTCCATGAGGATCAAGTATTCTCACCTGGCACCTGTGCTGGATTGTGCTTTCTAT GACCCTACACATGCCTGGAGCGGAGGCTTGGACACGCAGTTGAAAACCCACGACTTGAATACAGATCAAG ATACAATAGTTGGGACACACGACGCCCCCATTCGCTGTGTGGAATACTGTCCAGAGGTCAACGTCATGGTAACAGGTAGCTGGGATAGGTCAGTCAGGCTGTGGGACCCCAGGACCCCCTGCAACGCTGGCACCTTCACACAACCTGAAAAG GTGTACACCCTCTCTGTGGCTGGTGACCGGCTCATAGTGGGGACAGCAGGGAGGAGGGTGTTGGTCTGGGACCTGAGGAATATGGGCTACGTCCAGCAGAGGAGAGAGTCCAGTCTGAAATACCAGACACGAGCCATCAGGGCCTTCCCAAACAAACAG GGCTACGTGCTGAGCTCCATAGAAGGACGTGTTGCGGTGGAGTACCTGGACCCCAGCCAGGAAATGCAGAAGAAGAAGTACGCCTTCAAGTGCCACCGGTTGAAGGAGAACGGCATAGAGCAGGTCTATCCCGTCAACGCCATCTCCTTCCACGGTGTCCACAACACCTTCGCCACAG GTGGTTCAGACGGCTTTGTGAACATCTGGGACCCTTTCAACAAGAAGCGCCTGTGTCAGTTTCACCGCTACCCCACGTCTATCGCCTCCCTGGCCTTCAGTAACGACGGCTCCACGCTGGCCATCGCCTCCTCTTACATGCAGGAGCAGGGAGACATCAGCCACCCGGAGGACACCATCTTCATCCGTCAGGTGACGGACGCCGAGACGAAGCCCAAGTGA